The following coding sequences are from one Triticum aestivum cultivar Chinese Spring chromosome 5A, IWGSC CS RefSeq v2.1, whole genome shotgun sequence window:
- the LOC123107487 gene encoding germin-like protein 9-3 — MASINSYYSLVLVVIALASAPLTAVAGDPDILSDFIVPTSMIGMPPMNITGDFFTYTGFSNITMPMRMPGAQNFTVTKATMMEFPALNGQSVAYAMLKFPSESVNPPHTHPRAAELLLVLDGTLSVGFVDTAGKLYTQDLAAGDMFVFPKGLVHYQSNPGQSPAVALSAFGSSAPATVSVPVSVFGTGVDDAVLAKSFKTDLPTVQKLKAALTPPPKK, encoded by the coding sequence ATGGCGTCCATCAACAGCTACTACTCCTTGGTGTTGGTGGTGATTGCACTGGCCTCGGCGCCGTTGACCGCCGTGGCTGGCGACCCTGACATCCTCAGCGACTTCATCGTGCCGACTTCCATGATCGGCATGCCACCGATGAACATCACCGGCGACTTCTTCACCTACACCGGCTTCAGCAACATTACCATGCCGATGCGGATGCCAGGGGCGCAGAACTTCACGGTGACCAAGGCCACCATGATGGAATTCCCTGCGCTCAACGGGCAAAGTGTGGCCTACGCCATGCTCAAGTTCCCCTCCGAATCTGTGAACCCGCCGCACACCCACCCTCGCGCGGCCGAGCTGCTGCTCGTTCTTGACGGCACGCTCTCCGTCGGTTTCGTCGACACGGCCGGCAAGCTCTACACGCAGGACCTGGCCGCCGGCGACATGTTCGTGTTCCCCAAGGGCCTGGTGCACTACCAGTCCAACCCGGGGCAAAGCCCCGCCGTGGCGCTCTCCGCGTTCGGCAGCTCCGCGCCCGCCACCGTGTCCGTGCCCGTCAGCGTGTTCGGCACCGGCGTCGATGACGCCGTGCTCGCCAAGTCATTCAAGACCGACCTTCCTACCGTGCAGAAGCTCAAGGCGGCGCTCACTCCACCTCCCAAGAAGTGA
- the LOC123104483 gene encoding protein HAPLESS 2 isoform X2, which yields MAPPRRPPPSRPAKHAVFLFLAAAALVGPAVGVEILSKSRLERCALDSGAGGALACDRKLVLNLAVPSGSSGGESSLVAQVVEVEENDAQAMQTVRDPPVITINKSAVYALYALSYMRDVAYKPEEMFTKTHKCESDAGADVVGVCERLWDQNGHVIEQTEPVCCPCGPHRRVGSSCGSIFDKMIKGKANTAHCVRFPGDWYHVFEIGTRSTGYSIRVQVKKGSSVTEVIVSPENKTVVSKDNFLRVNLIGDYVGHDSMPTFEDFYLVTPREAGGDGQPQVLGDEFSRWMLLERVRFTLDGLECNKIGVGYEAYRNQPNLCGSPFGSCLYNQLWNFKESDDNRIYRNQEPQYIVQGRFDRINQHPNAGAHSFSIGITESLNTNLLIELSADDINYVYQRSPGKIIDINVPTFEALSQVGTSKVTIKNIGKLEASYSLTFDCLSGISYVEEQFFIIKPGQVVIRSFYLRSSSDQASKYRCSAILKASDFSELDRAECQFSTTATVLDNGTQIGPPKQHKKGGIRGFIEAIETLWRNTWDSVIDFFTGRSCSTKCTSFLDLSCHIQYICIGWLVMFGLLLTTLPAVAVLLWLLHQKGMFDPLYDYWEDVFGPPEDAHPKHRGGRGHHAHAHTHHHHHHHSKHPHAHKKHSSGAAGQQQHHHHHHVLHRQGGKPDDGEQHRHAAALGVQHRDAGHKHHRHGKAPQRERERAQDREREHRHHHSRAA from the exons ATGGCTCCTCCACGCCGCCCCCCTCCTTCCCGACCCGCTAAACACGCCGTGTTCCTCTTCCTCGCCGCGGCCGCCCTCGTCGGGCCCGCCGTCGGGGTGGAGATCCTCTCCAAGTCCCGCCTGGAGCGCTGCGCCCTGGACTCGGGGGCCGGCGGTGCCCTCGCCTGCGACCGCAAGCTCGTCCTCAACCTCGCCGTCCCCAGCGGCTCC AGCGGCGGCGAGTCGTCGCTGGTGGCGCAGGTGGTGGAGGTCGAGGAGAACGATGCGCAGGCGATGCAGACGGTGCGGGATCCCCCCGTCATCACCATCAACAAGTCCGCCGTCTACGCGCTCTACGCCCTCAGCTACATGAGG GATGTTGCTTATAAACCAGAGGAAATGTTTACCAAGACACATAAATGTGAGTCAGatgctggtgctgatgttgttgGAGTTTGTGAAAG GTTATGGGATCAGAACGGTCACGTAATTGAGCAGACAGAG CCGGTTTGTTGTCCATGTGGGCCTCATCGCCGTGTTGGTTCGTCTTGCGGATCAATTT TTGATAAAATGATTAAAGGCAAAGCTAATACGGCTCACTGTGTACGTTTTCCAGGTGATTG GTATCATGTTTTTGAAATTGGGACAAGGTCAACTGGGTACAGCATCAGAGTACAAGTAAAGAAAGGCTCTTCTGTAACG GAGGTTATTGTTAGTCCAGAGAATAAAACAGTTGTTTCTAAAGATAACTTTCTGAGGGTAAATCTCATTGGTGACTATGTTGGTCACGATAGTATGCCAACATTTGAAGACTTCTATCTTGTGACTCCACGGGAG GCTGGTGGTGACGGTCAACCGCAAGTTCTTGGCGATGAGTTTTCCAGGTGGATGCTGTTGGAGAGAGTCCGGTTTACATTAGATGGACTTGAGTGCAACAAGATTGGTGTTGGGTATGAAGCTTACAGAAACCAGCCTAACCTCTGTGGATCACCATTTGGGAGCTGTTTGTACAATCAGCTTTGGAATTTCAAGGAG TCTGACGACAATCGAATATACAGAAACCAAGAGCCCCAGTATATTGTGCAGGGAAGATTTGATAGGATCAACCAACACCCG AATGCAGGAGCTCATTCATTCTCTATTGGAATCACAGAAAGTCTGAATACTAATTTGCTGATAGAGCTGAGTGCTGATGATATAAATTATGTATACCAGAG GAGTCCAGGGAAAATAATTGACATTAATGTCCCTACATTTGAAGCCTTAAGCCAAGTTGGTACTTCCAAGGTCACAATTAAGAACATTGGCAAACTGGAAGCTTCATATAGCTTGACG TTCGACTGCTTAAGTGGCATCAGTTATGTGGAG GAGCAATTCTTCATCATCAAACCTGGCCAAGTGGTTATCCGCTCATTCTATTTGCGTTCCTCATCAGACCAAGCATCAAAATATCGCTGCTCGG CTATTTTGAAAGCGTCAGATTTCAGTGAACTTGACAGAGCAGAATGCCAGTTCTCGACTACAGCCACCGTTCTTGACAATGGAACACAG ATCGGCCCACCGAAGCAGCATAAGAAGGGTGGCATCAGGGGTTTCATCGAAGCCATCGAAACCTTGTGGCGCAACACATGGGACAGCGTGATCGATTTCTTCACCGGCAGATCATGCAG CACCAAGTGCACGAGCTTCTTGGACCTGAGCTGCCACATCCAGTACATATGCATCGGCTGGCTCGTCATGTTCGGCCTGCTGCTCACCACGCTACCCGCTG TCGCGGTGCTGCTGTGGCTGCTCCACCAGAAGGGCATGTTCGACCCGCTGTACGACTACTGGGAGGACGTGTTCGGGCCACCGGAGGACGCGCACCCGAAGCACCGGGGAGGCCGAGGCCACCACGCGCACGcccacacccaccaccaccaccaccaccacagcaAGCACCCGCACGCGCACAAGAAGCATAGCAGCGGGGCGGCCGGGCAGCAGcagcaccaccatcaccaccacgtcctCCACAGGCAGGGCGGCAAGCCCGACGACGGCGAGCAGCACCGGCATGCAGCAGCGCTCGGCGTGCAGCACAGGGACGCCGGGCACAAGCACCACCGGCATGGCAAGGCGccgcagagggagagggagagggcacaAGACCGTGAGCGCGAGCACCGCCACCACCACTCTCGGGCGGCGTAG
- the LOC123104483 gene encoding protein HAPLESS 2 isoform X1, with amino-acid sequence MAPPRRPPPSRPAKHAVFLFLAAAALVGPAVGVEILSKSRLERCALDSGAGGALACDRKLVLNLAVPSGSSGGESSLVAQVVEVEENDAQAMQTVRDPPVITINKSAVYALYALSYMRDVAYKPEEMFTKTHKCESDAGADVVGVCERLWDQNGHVIEQTEPVCCPCGPHRRVGSSCGSIFDKMIKGKANTAHCVRFPGDWYHVFEIGTRSTGYSIRVQVKKGSSVTEVIVSPENKTVVSKDNFLRVNLIGDYVGHDSMPTFEDFYLVTPREAGGDGQPQVLGDEFSRWMLLERVRFTLDGLECNKIGVGYEAYRNQPNLCGSPFGSCLYNQLWNFKESDDNRIYRNQEPQYIVQGRFDRINQHPNAGAHSFSIGITESLNTNLLIELSADDINYVYQRSPGKIIDINVPTFEALSQVGTSKVTIKNIGKLEASYSLTFDCLSGISYVEEQFHLQEQFFIIKPGQVVIRSFYLRSSSDQASKYRCSAILKASDFSELDRAECQFSTTATVLDNGTQIGPPKQHKKGGIRGFIEAIETLWRNTWDSVIDFFTGRSCSTKCTSFLDLSCHIQYICIGWLVMFGLLLTTLPAVAVLLWLLHQKGMFDPLYDYWEDVFGPPEDAHPKHRGGRGHHAHAHTHHHHHHHSKHPHAHKKHSSGAAGQQQHHHHHHVLHRQGGKPDDGEQHRHAAALGVQHRDAGHKHHRHGKAPQRERERAQDREREHRHHHSRAA; translated from the exons ATGGCTCCTCCACGCCGCCCCCCTCCTTCCCGACCCGCTAAACACGCCGTGTTCCTCTTCCTCGCCGCGGCCGCCCTCGTCGGGCCCGCCGTCGGGGTGGAGATCCTCTCCAAGTCCCGCCTGGAGCGCTGCGCCCTGGACTCGGGGGCCGGCGGTGCCCTCGCCTGCGACCGCAAGCTCGTCCTCAACCTCGCCGTCCCCAGCGGCTCC AGCGGCGGCGAGTCGTCGCTGGTGGCGCAGGTGGTGGAGGTCGAGGAGAACGATGCGCAGGCGATGCAGACGGTGCGGGATCCCCCCGTCATCACCATCAACAAGTCCGCCGTCTACGCGCTCTACGCCCTCAGCTACATGAGG GATGTTGCTTATAAACCAGAGGAAATGTTTACCAAGACACATAAATGTGAGTCAGatgctggtgctgatgttgttgGAGTTTGTGAAAG GTTATGGGATCAGAACGGTCACGTAATTGAGCAGACAGAG CCGGTTTGTTGTCCATGTGGGCCTCATCGCCGTGTTGGTTCGTCTTGCGGATCAATTT TTGATAAAATGATTAAAGGCAAAGCTAATACGGCTCACTGTGTACGTTTTCCAGGTGATTG GTATCATGTTTTTGAAATTGGGACAAGGTCAACTGGGTACAGCATCAGAGTACAAGTAAAGAAAGGCTCTTCTGTAACG GAGGTTATTGTTAGTCCAGAGAATAAAACAGTTGTTTCTAAAGATAACTTTCTGAGGGTAAATCTCATTGGTGACTATGTTGGTCACGATAGTATGCCAACATTTGAAGACTTCTATCTTGTGACTCCACGGGAG GCTGGTGGTGACGGTCAACCGCAAGTTCTTGGCGATGAGTTTTCCAGGTGGATGCTGTTGGAGAGAGTCCGGTTTACATTAGATGGACTTGAGTGCAACAAGATTGGTGTTGGGTATGAAGCTTACAGAAACCAGCCTAACCTCTGTGGATCACCATTTGGGAGCTGTTTGTACAATCAGCTTTGGAATTTCAAGGAG TCTGACGACAATCGAATATACAGAAACCAAGAGCCCCAGTATATTGTGCAGGGAAGATTTGATAGGATCAACCAACACCCG AATGCAGGAGCTCATTCATTCTCTATTGGAATCACAGAAAGTCTGAATACTAATTTGCTGATAGAGCTGAGTGCTGATGATATAAATTATGTATACCAGAG GAGTCCAGGGAAAATAATTGACATTAATGTCCCTACATTTGAAGCCTTAAGCCAAGTTGGTACTTCCAAGGTCACAATTAAGAACATTGGCAAACTGGAAGCTTCATATAGCTTGACG TTCGACTGCTTAAGTGGCATCAGTTATGTGGAG GAGCAATTTCATTTGCAGGAGCAATTCTTCATCATCAAACCTGGCCAAGTGGTTATCCGCTCATTCTATTTGCGTTCCTCATCAGACCAAGCATCAAAATATCGCTGCTCGG CTATTTTGAAAGCGTCAGATTTCAGTGAACTTGACAGAGCAGAATGCCAGTTCTCGACTACAGCCACCGTTCTTGACAATGGAACACAG ATCGGCCCACCGAAGCAGCATAAGAAGGGTGGCATCAGGGGTTTCATCGAAGCCATCGAAACCTTGTGGCGCAACACATGGGACAGCGTGATCGATTTCTTCACCGGCAGATCATGCAG CACCAAGTGCACGAGCTTCTTGGACCTGAGCTGCCACATCCAGTACATATGCATCGGCTGGCTCGTCATGTTCGGCCTGCTGCTCACCACGCTACCCGCTG TCGCGGTGCTGCTGTGGCTGCTCCACCAGAAGGGCATGTTCGACCCGCTGTACGACTACTGGGAGGACGTGTTCGGGCCACCGGAGGACGCGCACCCGAAGCACCGGGGAGGCCGAGGCCACCACGCGCACGcccacacccaccaccaccaccaccaccacagcaAGCACCCGCACGCGCACAAGAAGCATAGCAGCGGGGCGGCCGGGCAGCAGcagcaccaccatcaccaccacgtcctCCACAGGCAGGGCGGCAAGCCCGACGACGGCGAGCAGCACCGGCATGCAGCAGCGCTCGGCGTGCAGCACAGGGACGCCGGGCACAAGCACCACCGGCATGGCAAGGCGccgcagagggagagggagagggcacaAGACCGTGAGCGCGAGCACCGCCACCACCACTCTCGGGCGGCGTAG
- the LOC123104483 gene encoding protein HAPLESS 2-A isoform X3 — protein MAPPRRPPPSRPAKHAVFLFLAAAALVGPAVGVEILSKSRLERCALDSGAGGALACDRKLVLNLAVPSGSDVAYKPEEMFTKTHKCESDAGADVVGVCERLWDQNGHVIEQTEPVCCPCGPHRRVGSSCGSIFDKMIKGKANTAHCVRFPGDWYHVFEIGTRSTGYSIRVQVKKGSSVTEVIVSPENKTVVSKDNFLRVNLIGDYVGHDSMPTFEDFYLVTPREAGGDGQPQVLGDEFSRWMLLERVRFTLDGLECNKIGVGYEAYRNQPNLCGSPFGSCLYNQLWNFKESDDNRIYRNQEPQYIVQGRFDRINQHPNAGAHSFSIGITESLNTNLLIELSADDINYVYQRSPGKIIDINVPTFEALSQVGTSKVTIKNIGKLEASYSLTFDCLSGISYVEEQFHLQEQFFIIKPGQVVIRSFYLRSSSDQASKYRCSAILKASDFSELDRAECQFSTTATVLDNGTQIGPPKQHKKGGIRGFIEAIETLWRNTWDSVIDFFTGRSCSTKCTSFLDLSCHIQYICIGWLVMFGLLLTTLPAVAVLLWLLHQKGMFDPLYDYWEDVFGPPEDAHPKHRGGRGHHAHAHTHHHHHHHSKHPHAHKKHSSGAAGQQQHHHHHHVLHRQGGKPDDGEQHRHAAALGVQHRDAGHKHHRHGKAPQRERERAQDREREHRHHHSRAA, from the exons ATGGCTCCTCCACGCCGCCCCCCTCCTTCCCGACCCGCTAAACACGCCGTGTTCCTCTTCCTCGCCGCGGCCGCCCTCGTCGGGCCCGCCGTCGGGGTGGAGATCCTCTCCAAGTCCCGCCTGGAGCGCTGCGCCCTGGACTCGGGGGCCGGCGGTGCCCTCGCCTGCGACCGCAAGCTCGTCCTCAACCTCGCCGTCCCCAGCGGCTCC GATGTTGCTTATAAACCAGAGGAAATGTTTACCAAGACACATAAATGTGAGTCAGatgctggtgctgatgttgttgGAGTTTGTGAAAG GTTATGGGATCAGAACGGTCACGTAATTGAGCAGACAGAG CCGGTTTGTTGTCCATGTGGGCCTCATCGCCGTGTTGGTTCGTCTTGCGGATCAATTT TTGATAAAATGATTAAAGGCAAAGCTAATACGGCTCACTGTGTACGTTTTCCAGGTGATTG GTATCATGTTTTTGAAATTGGGACAAGGTCAACTGGGTACAGCATCAGAGTACAAGTAAAGAAAGGCTCTTCTGTAACG GAGGTTATTGTTAGTCCAGAGAATAAAACAGTTGTTTCTAAAGATAACTTTCTGAGGGTAAATCTCATTGGTGACTATGTTGGTCACGATAGTATGCCAACATTTGAAGACTTCTATCTTGTGACTCCACGGGAG GCTGGTGGTGACGGTCAACCGCAAGTTCTTGGCGATGAGTTTTCCAGGTGGATGCTGTTGGAGAGAGTCCGGTTTACATTAGATGGACTTGAGTGCAACAAGATTGGTGTTGGGTATGAAGCTTACAGAAACCAGCCTAACCTCTGTGGATCACCATTTGGGAGCTGTTTGTACAATCAGCTTTGGAATTTCAAGGAG TCTGACGACAATCGAATATACAGAAACCAAGAGCCCCAGTATATTGTGCAGGGAAGATTTGATAGGATCAACCAACACCCG AATGCAGGAGCTCATTCATTCTCTATTGGAATCACAGAAAGTCTGAATACTAATTTGCTGATAGAGCTGAGTGCTGATGATATAAATTATGTATACCAGAG GAGTCCAGGGAAAATAATTGACATTAATGTCCCTACATTTGAAGCCTTAAGCCAAGTTGGTACTTCCAAGGTCACAATTAAGAACATTGGCAAACTGGAAGCTTCATATAGCTTGACG TTCGACTGCTTAAGTGGCATCAGTTATGTGGAG GAGCAATTTCATTTGCAGGAGCAATTCTTCATCATCAAACCTGGCCAAGTGGTTATCCGCTCATTCTATTTGCGTTCCTCATCAGACCAAGCATCAAAATATCGCTGCTCGG CTATTTTGAAAGCGTCAGATTTCAGTGAACTTGACAGAGCAGAATGCCAGTTCTCGACTACAGCCACCGTTCTTGACAATGGAACACAG ATCGGCCCACCGAAGCAGCATAAGAAGGGTGGCATCAGGGGTTTCATCGAAGCCATCGAAACCTTGTGGCGCAACACATGGGACAGCGTGATCGATTTCTTCACCGGCAGATCATGCAG CACCAAGTGCACGAGCTTCTTGGACCTGAGCTGCCACATCCAGTACATATGCATCGGCTGGCTCGTCATGTTCGGCCTGCTGCTCACCACGCTACCCGCTG TCGCGGTGCTGCTGTGGCTGCTCCACCAGAAGGGCATGTTCGACCCGCTGTACGACTACTGGGAGGACGTGTTCGGGCCACCGGAGGACGCGCACCCGAAGCACCGGGGAGGCCGAGGCCACCACGCGCACGcccacacccaccaccaccaccaccaccacagcaAGCACCCGCACGCGCACAAGAAGCATAGCAGCGGGGCGGCCGGGCAGCAGcagcaccaccatcaccaccacgtcctCCACAGGCAGGGCGGCAAGCCCGACGACGGCGAGCAGCACCGGCATGCAGCAGCGCTCGGCGTGCAGCACAGGGACGCCGGGCACAAGCACCACCGGCATGGCAAGGCGccgcagagggagagggagagggcacaAGACCGTGAGCGCGAGCACCGCCACCACCACTCTCGGGCGGCGTAG